The following are from one region of the Actinoplanes sp. L3-i22 genome:
- a CDS encoding trimeric intracellular cation channel family protein gives MSASTVVSVLELIGLYVFATSGALMAIQKKFDVVGIVILALLTALGGGIVRDVIIGSTPPAAFSNVIYLIIPLAAAAVTFFAHPLVHRLTFPVLVFDAAGLGLFCVTGTLKALDHGLGPVQAVLLGVVTAVGGGVLRDITARETPALVRVETDLYAIPAAAGAAVVALAHRVDLLPMPVVATAAAVAVFLFRILAMVRHWTAPTAIAWRRP, from the coding sequence ATGTCCGCAAGCACCGTGGTCAGCGTCCTCGAGCTGATCGGCCTCTACGTTTTCGCCACGTCCGGCGCCCTGATGGCGATCCAGAAGAAGTTCGACGTCGTCGGCATCGTCATCCTCGCCCTGCTGACCGCACTGGGCGGCGGCATCGTCCGCGACGTGATCATCGGCAGCACCCCGCCGGCCGCCTTCAGCAACGTCATCTACCTGATCATCCCGCTCGCCGCCGCGGCGGTAACTTTCTTCGCCCACCCACTGGTGCACCGGCTGACGTTCCCGGTGCTGGTTTTCGACGCCGCCGGACTGGGCCTGTTCTGCGTGACCGGCACCCTCAAGGCGCTCGACCACGGCCTCGGCCCGGTCCAGGCGGTGCTGCTGGGCGTGGTCACCGCGGTCGGCGGCGGCGTGCTGCGCGACATCACCGCCCGCGAGACCCCGGCGCTGGTCCGCGTCGAAACCGACCTCTACGCCATCCCCGCCGCCGCCGGCGCGGCCGTCGTCGCCCTGGCCCACCGCGTCGACCTACTGCCGATGCCGGTGGTCGCGACCGCTGCCGCGGTCGCCGTCTTCCTGTTCCGCATCCTCGCCATGGTCCGGCACTGGACCGCCCCCACCGCCATCGCCTGGCGAAGGCCCTGA
- a CDS encoding DoxX family protein has translation MVPFIALIAGSAVLRLLGLAGVDALDAWQPALRGGLALMLLFTAMPHFRPGWRQDLIAMVPPRFPRPDLLVTATGILELAAAAGLLIPPLAPAAAICLALLMLAMFPANISAARRHLTLGGRPVTPLPLRTAMQVVFVGAAVAAAL, from the coding sequence ATGGTTCCGTTCATCGCCCTGATCGCCGGCTCCGCCGTCCTGCGCCTGCTGGGTCTGGCCGGCGTGGACGCCCTCGACGCCTGGCAGCCCGCGCTGCGCGGCGGCTTGGCCCTGATGCTGCTGTTCACCGCCATGCCGCACTTCCGCCCGGGCTGGCGCCAGGACCTGATCGCGATGGTCCCGCCGCGCTTCCCCCGCCCGGATCTGCTGGTCACCGCCACCGGGATCCTGGAGTTGGCCGCCGCCGCCGGCCTGCTGATCCCACCGCTGGCGCCGGCCGCGGCGATCTGCCTCGCGCTGCTGATGCTCGCCATGTTCCCGGCGAACATCTCCGCCGCCCGCCGCCACCTCACCCTCGGCGGCCGCCCGGTAACCCCGCTCCCCCTACGAACCGCCATGCAGGTGGTTTTCGTCGGCGCCGCCGTAGCGGCCGCCCTCTGA
- a CDS encoding EthD domain-containing protein, translating into MLKVMAFLVKRPELDFSDFADYYENRHVPLILGLAPGPVSYKRNFIAQSANGGQRDDVDVITELVFADRAAYQSWVAAMYAPGSGVAEDEEKFLQRALTRSYVVEERVTPTA; encoded by the coding sequence GTGCTCAAGGTGATGGCTTTTCTGGTCAAAAGGCCGGAGCTCGATTTTTCTGATTTCGCCGATTACTACGAGAATCGTCATGTTCCGTTGATTCTCGGGCTCGCGCCCGGGCCGGTGAGTTACAAGCGGAACTTCATCGCACAGAGCGCGAATGGCGGTCAGCGGGATGACGTGGATGTGATCACCGAGCTCGTGTTCGCCGATCGGGCGGCTTACCAGAGCTGGGTGGCGGCGATGTATGCGCCGGGGTCGGGTGTCGCCGAGGATGAAGAAAAGTTCCTTCAGCGGGCGCTGACCAGGTCATATGTGGTCGAGGAGCGGGTGACTCCCACGGCGTGA
- a CDS encoding IS630 family transposase, translating to MSCRAAARPSGILDRPSSEIIFDGSWPVPVPHARPITLTAAERRTLTALAYSHTAAYQQVIRARIVRDAARGHSNDAIARRHDLSVDTVRRWRGRFADEGFAGLADRSRPGRPPRLTPVQVAEVTALACQLPAETGIPLSKWSCPELAGEAVDRNIVTAISASTIRRILARDTIKPWQHQSWIFIRDPQFAVKANRVLGLYAREYDGVALGSDEYVISSDEKTSIQARCRCHPTLAPGVARIMRVNHEYQRKGALAYLAAYDVHQAQVFSHRNAKTGILPFMTLAEQVMTREPYASAKRVFWVVDNGSSHRGQAASDRLTKRFPNAVMIHTPIHASWLNQVEIYFSIIQRKVLTPNDFTSLEQVENRLTAFEQRYNATARPFRWKFTPVDLESLMARIERHKQKEQNLQQPAGCDHQPAALALAA from the coding sequence GTGTCCTGCCGGGCCGCGGCACGCCCGTCCGGCATTCTCGACCGGCCCTCAAGCGAGATCATCTTCGATGGAAGCTGGCCGGTGCCCGTCCCTCACGCACGCCCGATCACCCTGACTGCCGCGGAACGACGCACGCTCACCGCTCTGGCCTACTCGCACACCGCCGCATATCAGCAGGTCATCCGAGCCCGGATCGTTCGCGATGCGGCCCGCGGACACTCCAATGACGCGATCGCTCGCCGGCACGATCTCTCGGTCGACACGGTACGGCGCTGGCGCGGCCGGTTCGCCGACGAAGGCTTCGCCGGCCTCGCGGACCGGTCCCGCCCGGGACGGCCGCCGCGGCTCACTCCGGTCCAGGTCGCCGAGGTCACGGCCCTGGCCTGCCAGCTTCCGGCCGAAACCGGCATACCCCTGTCGAAATGGAGCTGCCCGGAACTGGCCGGCGAAGCCGTCGACCGCAACATCGTCACAGCGATCTCCGCGTCGACCATCCGGCGGATCCTCGCCCGGGACACGATCAAACCCTGGCAGCATCAGTCCTGGATTTTCATCCGCGACCCGCAGTTCGCCGTCAAAGCGAACCGGGTGCTCGGCCTCTACGCCCGCGAATACGACGGCGTCGCGCTCGGTTCCGACGAGTACGTGATCTCCAGCGACGAGAAGACCAGCATCCAAGCCCGCTGCCGTTGCCACCCCACCCTGGCACCCGGCGTCGCCCGCATCATGCGGGTCAACCACGAGTACCAGCGCAAAGGCGCGCTGGCTTACCTGGCCGCCTACGACGTCCACCAGGCCCAGGTGTTCTCCCACCGCAACGCGAAAACCGGCATCCTGCCGTTCATGACCTTGGCCGAGCAGGTCATGACCCGCGAGCCTTACGCCTCGGCGAAACGGGTGTTCTGGGTCGTCGACAACGGCTCATCGCATCGTGGTCAGGCCGCGTCCGACCGCCTCACGAAACGGTTCCCGAACGCGGTCATGATTCATACCCCGATCCACGCGTCATGGCTGAATCAGGTCGAGATCTACTTCTCGATCATCCAGCGCAAAGTCCTGACCCCCAACGACTTCACCAGCCTTGAACAGGTCGAAAACCGGCTCACCGCCTTCGAGCAGCGCTACAACGCGACTGCCCGGCCCTTCAGATGGAAGTTCACCCCGGTCGACCTCGAGAGCCTGATGGCCCGGATCGAGCGACACAAACAGAAAGAGCAGAACCTCCAGCAACCCGCCGGCTGCGATCACCAGCCTGCCGCACTGGCCCTGGCCGCATAA
- a CDS encoding RNA polymerase sigma factor, which yields MGDLTGLPDLLRDCAPQVLAAVVRRYGDFEASEDAVQEALIAAAQQWPETGIPDQPRNWLITVASRRRVELLRNETARRRREETVQHQPEPQVRGDDELALLLLCCHPALSVPAQITLTLRAVGGLTTAEIARALLLPEATVGQRISRAKQRIRDTGTRFDMPAPGERLTAVRHVLYLIFNEGYTASSGDTVNRVELTREAIRLTRQLRRRLPGDGEVAGLLALMLLTDARRPARTGPDGTLIPLAEQDRKRWDAAAIAEGVAIITDSLATAPIGPFQLQAAIAAVHDEAARPEETDWRQILSLYGLLHTLAPSPMVTLNRIVAQAMVDGPVAGLAALDRVVGDPVLARHHRTAAVRAHLLELTGDRAGAQEQYRLAARLTLSRPEQRYLESRAAQLR from the coding sequence GTGGGAGATCTGACCGGGCTGCCGGACCTGCTGCGCGACTGCGCGCCGCAGGTCCTGGCGGCCGTGGTGCGCCGCTACGGCGACTTCGAGGCATCCGAGGACGCGGTCCAGGAGGCGCTGATCGCGGCCGCCCAGCAGTGGCCGGAAACCGGCATCCCCGACCAGCCGCGCAACTGGCTGATCACCGTGGCGAGCCGCCGGCGGGTGGAGCTGCTGCGCAACGAGACGGCCCGCCGGCGCCGCGAGGAGACCGTCCAGCACCAGCCGGAACCACAGGTCCGCGGCGACGACGAGCTGGCGTTGCTGCTGCTCTGCTGCCATCCCGCGCTCAGCGTGCCGGCGCAGATCACGCTCACCCTGCGGGCGGTCGGCGGCCTGACCACCGCGGAGATCGCCCGGGCGCTGCTGTTGCCGGAGGCGACCGTGGGCCAGCGGATCAGCCGGGCCAAGCAGCGCATCCGCGACACCGGCACCCGATTCGACATGCCCGCGCCGGGCGAGCGGCTCACCGCGGTCCGCCACGTGCTGTACCTGATTTTCAACGAGGGCTACACGGCCAGCTCCGGCGACACCGTCAACCGGGTGGAGCTGACCCGGGAGGCGATCCGCCTGACCCGGCAGCTGCGCCGGCGCCTGCCCGGCGACGGCGAGGTCGCCGGCCTGCTCGCGCTGATGCTGCTCACCGACGCGCGCCGGCCCGCACGCACCGGCCCGGACGGCACCTTGATCCCGCTCGCCGAACAGGACCGCAAACGCTGGGACGCGGCCGCGATCGCCGAAGGCGTCGCGATCATCACCGACAGCCTGGCCACCGCCCCGATCGGCCCGTTTCAGCTGCAGGCCGCGATCGCCGCGGTGCACGACGAGGCTGCGCGGCCCGAGGAGACCGATTGGCGACAAATTCTTTCGCTGTACGGGTTGTTGCACACGCTCGCCCCGAGCCCGATGGTCACCCTGAACCGAATCGTGGCACAGGCCATGGTCGACGGCCCGGTGGCCGGGCTGGCTGCCCTGGACCGGGTCGTCGGGGATCCGGTGCTGGCCCGGCACCACCGGACCGCGGCGGTCCGCGCCCACCTGCTGGAGCTGACCGGCGACCGGGCCGGCGCGCAGGAGCAGTACCGGCTGGCGGCGCGGCTGACGCTCAGCCGCCCCGAGCAGCGCTATTTGGAGTCGCGGGCCGCGCAGCTGCGATAG
- a CDS encoding GtrA family protein has product MQEKNVRWPDRAGNLLTAWVDRLPPGLRRIVSRELAGFAILGAFTFTVDLGLLTALRYGTSLPLPVAVSIAYLTAFALNFVLNRTVNFRSHAPAGPQALRYAVVLVGDYAITVGASTGLTMLGLPFPVARVIASMFVAAFTYSASRWWVFRERPEPTAEGDETPRDVGILVSPAVEP; this is encoded by the coding sequence GTGCAGGAAAAGAACGTCCGATGGCCGGACCGGGCCGGAAACTTGCTGACCGCCTGGGTGGACCGGTTGCCACCGGGTCTGCGCCGGATCGTGTCGCGAGAACTGGCCGGTTTCGCCATCCTGGGCGCGTTCACGTTCACCGTGGACCTCGGACTGCTCACGGCTCTGCGGTACGGAACTTCGCTGCCCTTGCCGGTCGCGGTGTCGATCGCGTACCTGACCGCTTTCGCCCTGAACTTCGTGCTCAATCGCACGGTCAACTTCCGCTCCCACGCGCCGGCCGGTCCCCAGGCCCTGCGCTACGCGGTCGTGCTCGTCGGCGACTACGCCATCACCGTCGGAGCCTCCACCGGATTGACCATGCTGGGTCTCCCGTTCCCGGTCGCCCGCGTGATCGCGTCGATGTTCGTGGCCGCGTTCACGTATTCGGCGTCGCGCTGGTGGGTCTTCCGCGAACGGCCGGAGCCGACCGCGGAAGGCGACGAGACGCCCCGCGACGTGGGCATCCTGGTCAGCCCGGCCGTAGAGCCGTAA
- a CDS encoding TetR/AcrR family transcriptional regulator, which produces MEQHGYHHGNLRRVMLDAALQAIGESGPTGWSLRELARRAGVSHTAPAHHFGDKTGLLTAVAAEGFELFAAALEDVGGAAESENAGGDFLQVGVAYVRFAVTHRAHFQVMFRPELYRPDDPAVAPARGRAAAILAAGGRELSPDPARARLTTIAAWSMAHGFAELWLSGALADAAEIDPEAYTRDLIELTFGHLR; this is translated from the coding sequence ATGGAGCAGCACGGGTATCACCACGGAAACCTGCGCCGGGTCATGCTCGACGCCGCGCTGCAGGCGATCGGCGAGTCCGGGCCGACCGGCTGGAGCCTGCGCGAGCTGGCCCGACGCGCGGGGGTGTCGCACACCGCGCCCGCGCACCACTTCGGCGACAAGACCGGGCTGTTGACCGCGGTCGCCGCCGAGGGGTTCGAGCTGTTCGCGGCGGCGTTGGAAGATGTCGGCGGCGCAGCGGAGTCGGAAAATGCCGGTGGAGATTTCCTTCAGGTGGGGGTGGCCTATGTGCGGTTTGCCGTCACGCACCGGGCGCACTTCCAGGTGATGTTCCGGCCCGAGCTGTATCGGCCCGATGACCCCGCGGTCGCGCCGGCTCGCGGCCGGGCCGCCGCCATTCTCGCGGCGGGCGGGCGTGAATTGTCCCCGGATCCGGCCCGGGCCCGGCTGACCACGATCGCGGCCTGGTCGATGGCGCACGGGTTCGCCGAGCTGTGGCTCAGCGGCGCGCTCGCGGACGCCGCGGAGATCGACCCGGAGGCCTACACCCGCGACCTCATCGAGCTGACCTTCGGCCACCTCCGCTGA
- a CDS encoding YciI family protein, whose translation MKYLILIQSNPQSLAVWETLDEQQRKDFGVGHFRLTEQMREAGVLVVSEGLGDPAVATQVSVRDGETITSDGPYAEVKEHLAGFYLIDVEDLGEAVAWAAKAPDAAYTRVEVRPVLDMSAWEI comes from the coding sequence GTGAAGTACCTGATCCTGATCCAGTCCAACCCCCAGTCCCTCGCCGTCTGGGAGACGCTGGACGAGCAGCAGCGGAAGGACTTCGGCGTCGGCCATTTCCGGCTGACCGAGCAGATGCGCGAGGCCGGCGTGCTGGTGGTCAGCGAGGGGCTGGGCGATCCGGCCGTGGCCACCCAGGTCTCCGTCCGCGACGGCGAGACGATCACCTCCGACGGCCCGTATGCCGAGGTCAAGGAGCACCTGGCCGGCTTCTACCTGATCGACGTCGAGGACCTCGGCGAAGCGGTCGCCTGGGCCGCGAAGGCGCCGGACGCCGCGTACACCCGGGTCGAGGTCCGCCCGGTGCTGGACATGAGCGCGTGGGAGATCTGA
- a CDS encoding FIST signal transduction protein has product MSHVTLPTRPADPLATISADGRWFGAGRSGAEDGFTAGAEATVAAIAGRPEPGLLLVFARDCVDMPSLLDGVRSQCGPNVKIAGCSTIEPMAASADPATFSVSVVAFGGGFGYEIDVAREVEGTERAAGKLAAAGLARLSQPNKVLVLLIDPALDDNVEIVRGAYSTAGAAVPLVGGLASDDWKFDRTCQFAGDSNGVQVLHNAVVGIAIGSPQPVGLGIAHGWRRAGDPMVVTDSSGLKVYEFDNEPALDVFLARVGLDESALTGSDSFRLAALEYPLGVATRSGEEIRVIQGVDLADRSVWCSADIPQGGLAWLMEGDPDSLVAGGAESCQQAVRTLGGATPIGLLTFDCAVRRRELGPAGVRREFAEIERIFPGVPFGGFYSYGEIARYRGATGMHHLTMVCLALA; this is encoded by the coding sequence ATGTCGCACGTCACGCTTCCCACGCGCCCGGCCGACCCGCTGGCGACCATCTCCGCGGACGGCCGATGGTTCGGCGCCGGCCGCAGCGGCGCCGAGGACGGATTCACGGCCGGAGCCGAGGCGACCGTCGCGGCCATCGCCGGCCGGCCGGAGCCGGGACTTCTGCTGGTCTTCGCCCGGGACTGTGTCGACATGCCGTCGCTGCTCGACGGGGTCAGGTCGCAGTGCGGGCCGAACGTCAAGATCGCCGGGTGTTCGACCATCGAGCCGATGGCGGCCTCGGCAGATCCGGCGACGTTCTCGGTGTCCGTCGTGGCGTTCGGTGGCGGCTTCGGCTACGAGATCGACGTGGCACGCGAGGTCGAGGGCACGGAACGGGCCGCCGGCAAGCTGGCCGCCGCGGGACTGGCCCGGCTGAGCCAGCCCAACAAGGTTCTCGTGCTGTTGATCGACCCCGCCCTCGACGACAACGTGGAGATCGTGCGCGGCGCCTACAGCACCGCCGGCGCTGCCGTGCCGCTGGTCGGCGGCCTGGCCAGCGACGACTGGAAGTTCGACCGGACCTGCCAGTTCGCCGGTGACAGCAACGGCGTGCAGGTGCTCCACAACGCTGTCGTCGGCATCGCCATCGGGTCGCCGCAGCCGGTCGGTCTGGGCATCGCCCACGGCTGGCGCCGGGCGGGCGATCCGATGGTCGTCACCGACAGCAGCGGCCTGAAGGTGTACGAGTTCGACAACGAGCCGGCCCTCGACGTCTTCCTCGCGCGGGTGGGCCTGGACGAGTCGGCGCTCACCGGCTCGGACTCGTTCCGGCTGGCGGCGCTGGAGTATCCGCTGGGCGTGGCGACCCGCTCCGGCGAGGAGATCCGTGTCATCCAGGGGGTGGACCTCGCGGACCGTTCGGTGTGGTGTTCGGCCGACATCCCGCAGGGCGGACTGGCCTGGCTGATGGAAGGCGACCCCGACTCCCTGGTGGCCGGCGGCGCCGAGTCGTGCCAGCAGGCGGTACGCACCCTCGGCGGCGCCACGCCGATCGGCTTGCTGACCTTCGACTGCGCGGTGCGCCGGCGCGAACTCGGCCCGGCCGGGGTGCGCCGCGAGTTCGCCGAGATCGAGCGCATCTTCCCGGGCGTACCCTTCGGTGGCTTCTATTCTTACGGCGAGATCGCCCGATACCGTGGCGCCACCGGCATGCATCACCTGACGATGGTCTGTCTTGCTCTCGCCTGA
- a CDS encoding dolichyl-phosphate-mannose--protein mannosyltransferase translates to MTTAVTGPAVRSSVPDIVRRRLATLENWLDPYSWLVTAVITVTAGIMRLAGVSDPKGYVFDEVYYPTDAWDMLQHGVEWDEKSDSAGYVVHPPLGKWLIAAGEKIFGNTELGWRFTAALAGTLMILILIRVAYRMFHSIVLAGLAGLLMTLDGFQLVLSRTSLLDIFLGLFVLASFAAMLLDRDHYRRRLLRALENSALERGGTENGRLERGGLGGLENGGLASGGLASGGLAGGGLERAPRVVPWWLLGAGVLFGLACGVKWSGLFFLPFFAALIVVWRVQARRSAGIPAPFAGLLGDLGWGLLSFVLSFIFYLATWTGWFLTDTGWDRHYRAQQGMSEPPILGALLNLLHYHQGAYGFHSGLTKTHNYQSWPWQWLLLGRPVAFYWPPNPGTGCGATSCIREILLLGTPVLWWSFLPALLALLWLGISRRDWRAYAILTGAVAGLAPWFYFAWADSRTMFSFYVLPALPFLILAVVYVLGALMTSPRGQVTGTVIAGIYVALVAICFAYFYPIFVGQLIPYDSWMSRMWLGNRWI, encoded by the coding sequence ATGACTACGGCGGTGACCGGTCCGGCGGTGCGTTCCAGCGTGCCCGACATCGTCCGGCGGCGGCTGGCGACGCTCGAGAACTGGCTTGATCCGTACTCCTGGCTGGTTACCGCGGTCATCACGGTGACCGCCGGAATCATGCGGCTCGCCGGGGTCAGCGATCCCAAGGGGTACGTCTTCGACGAGGTCTACTATCCGACCGACGCCTGGGACATGCTGCAGCACGGCGTGGAGTGGGACGAGAAGTCGGACTCCGCCGGCTACGTGGTCCATCCGCCGCTGGGCAAGTGGCTGATCGCGGCCGGGGAGAAGATTTTCGGCAACACCGAGCTCGGGTGGCGCTTCACCGCGGCGCTCGCCGGCACGCTGATGATCCTCATCCTGATCCGGGTCGCGTATCGGATGTTCCACTCGATCGTGCTCGCCGGGCTGGCCGGTCTACTGATGACCCTCGACGGCTTCCAACTGGTGCTATCGCGGACGTCGCTGTTGGATATTTTCCTCGGCTTGTTCGTGTTGGCATCTTTCGCCGCCATGCTGCTCGACCGGGACCATTACCGGCGGCGCCTGCTGCGGGCGCTGGAGAACAGCGCGCTGGAGCGCGGCGGGACGGAGAACGGCAGGCTGGAGCGCGGCGGGCTGGGCGGCCTGGAGAACGGCGGGCTGGCGAGCGGCGGGCTGGCGAGCGGCGGGCTGGCGGGCGGCGGGCTGGAGAGGGCGCCGCGGGTTGTGCCGTGGTGGCTGTTGGGTGCCGGGGTGCTGTTCGGCCTGGCCTGCGGGGTGAAGTGGAGCGGGCTGTTCTTCCTGCCGTTCTTCGCCGCGCTGATCGTGGTCTGGCGGGTTCAGGCCCGCCGGTCGGCCGGGATCCCCGCCCCGTTCGCCGGGTTGCTCGGGGACCTGGGCTGGGGGCTGCTCAGCTTCGTCCTGAGCTTCATCTTCTACCTGGCGACGTGGACCGGGTGGTTTCTTACCGACACCGGCTGGGACCGGCACTACCGCGCGCAGCAGGGCATGAGCGAGCCGCCGATCCTGGGTGCGCTGCTCAACCTGCTGCACTACCACCAGGGCGCGTACGGCTTCCACAGCGGCCTGACCAAGACACACAACTACCAGTCCTGGCCGTGGCAGTGGCTGCTGCTGGGCCGCCCGGTCGCCTTCTACTGGCCGCCGAACCCCGGCACCGGCTGCGGCGCCACGAGCTGCATCCGCGAGATTCTGCTGCTCGGCACACCTGTGCTGTGGTGGTCGTTCCTGCCCGCGCTGCTGGCTCTGCTCTGGTTGGGAATTTCCCGCCGGGACTGGCGTGCGTACGCGATCCTGACCGGCGCCGTCGCGGGCCTGGCCCCGTGGTTCTATTTTGCGTGGGCCGACAGCCGCACGATGTTTTCCTTCTACGTGCTGCCGGCGCTGCCGTTCCTGATCCTCGCGGTGGTCTACGTCCTCGGCGCCCTGATGACGTCGCCGCGGGGCCAGGTGACCGGCACGGTGATCGCCGGGATCTACGTGGCCCTGGTGGCGATCTGTTTCGCCTACTTCTACCCGATCTTCGTGGGGCAATTGATTCCGTACGATTCCTGGATGTCCCGGATGTGGCTGGGCAATCGCTGGATCTGA
- a CDS encoding nuclear transport factor 2 family protein, with amino-acid sequence MNEIQEVVERKAALLETGDARAILSHYAPGFVEYSLAPPLRQPGDVRDPAALQAWLDTFAAPPRREVTRLEITTDGDVAFTTSLDRMTAVPRGSTESFCLWFRVTLGLRRIDGRWLVTHEHESVPFEMDGSFRASTGLTPTD; translated from the coding sequence ATGAACGAGATCCAGGAAGTTGTCGAACGCAAAGCAGCACTGCTGGAGACCGGTGACGCCAGGGCCATCCTGTCGCACTACGCGCCCGGTTTCGTCGAGTACAGCCTCGCCCCGCCGCTGCGCCAGCCCGGGGACGTCCGGGACCCGGCCGCGCTCCAGGCCTGGCTGGACACCTTCGCGGCGCCACCGCGGCGCGAGGTGACCCGGCTGGAGATCACCACGGACGGGGACGTGGCGTTCACGACCAGCCTCGACCGCATGACCGCGGTTCCGCGCGGCTCGACGGAAAGTTTCTGCCTGTGGTTCCGGGTGACGCTGGGGCTGCGCCGCATTGACGGACGCTGGCTGGTGACGCATGAGCACGAGTCGGTGCCGTTCGAGATGGACGGCTCGTTCCGGGCCTCGACCGGGCTGACCCCTACCGACTGA